A single Fibrobacter sp. UWH4 DNA region contains:
- a CDS encoding lipopolysaccharide biosynthesis protein, producing the protein MHPIFKNISFTFFSNIVCTIISVLVIFFVPKNIGVENYGYFQLYLFYINYTGFLHFGWADGVYLRYGGMYYKDLNKPLFATQFRMFVIMELIFATVLCCWANFFVESAEKQIVYSLIGVSMLFALPKTFLQYVLQGTNRIKEYATLIMIERVVYGSLALLIVFARKDSFALIIGTDLVGKFVALIYAFYHCRDIVLGHMGSLKGALKDALTNISVGVKLMLANVACLLILGVVRWSIEREWNVSVFGKISLTLSISNLMMIFIRSVSMVLLPTLRRTDSSRYASIYSNLKIGFLVPMFGGLLLYYPLNVFLRYWLPAYADCLVYMAVLFPLCLYEGKLSLLVETYLKTMRMEKVLLMSNLATLIVSCLLTIIFVFVLENLTLAVLGILLIFAFRTFLGEFLLSRKMPMPFFKDGILECLLTALFVINAWFLDDLIGMLVYGLFYLLYVLFYKKELLELFRMLKLNVKKHA; encoded by the coding sequence ATGCATCCAATCTTTAAAAATATATCATTTACGTTTTTTTCGAATATAGTCTGTACTATTATTTCGGTACTGGTTATTTTCTTTGTTCCTAAAAATATTGGTGTTGAAAATTATGGCTATTTCCAGTTATATTTATTCTATATCAATTATACAGGATTCTTGCATTTTGGTTGGGCTGATGGAGTGTACTTGCGATATGGAGGGATGTATTATAAAGATTTGAACAAACCTCTGTTTGCAACGCAATTCAGAATGTTTGTTATAATGGAATTGATTTTTGCAACCGTTTTGTGTTGTTGGGCGAATTTCTTTGTAGAATCTGCGGAAAAACAGATTGTCTATTCTTTGATCGGCGTTTCAATGCTTTTTGCTTTGCCTAAGACATTTTTGCAGTATGTTTTGCAGGGGACAAATAGAATTAAGGAATATGCAACTCTTATTATGATTGAAAGGGTTGTGTATGGTTCTTTGGCTTTGTTGATTGTGTTTGCTAGAAAAGATAGTTTTGCACTAATTATCGGAACTGATTTAGTCGGTAAATTTGTTGCACTCATTTATGCGTTTTATCATTGTCGTGATATTGTTTTGGGGCATATGGGCTCTCTGAAGGGAGCGCTTAAAGATGCTTTGACAAATATTAGTGTCGGTGTTAAGTTGATGCTTGCTAATGTGGCTTGTCTATTGATTTTAGGTGTAGTGCGTTGGTCAATTGAGCGTGAATGGAATGTGAGTGTTTTTGGTAAGATTTCTTTGACTTTATCCATATCGAATTTAATGATGATTTTTATTCGGTCTGTGTCGATGGTACTTTTGCCAACACTGCGAAGGACTGATTCTTCTAGATATGCTTCTATATATTCAAATTTGAAAATAGGTTTTTTGGTCCCAATGTTTGGAGGACTACTATTGTATTATCCTTTGAACGTTTTTTTACGTTATTGGTTGCCTGCATATGCAGATTGTTTGGTTTATATGGCGGTGCTTTTCCCATTATGTCTTTATGAAGGAAAATTAAGTTTGCTGGTTGAAACTTATTTGAAAACGATGCGGATGGAGAAAGTGCTGCTGATGTCAAATCTGGCAACATTGATTGTCAGTTGCTTGTTGACAATCATCTTTGTTTTTGTTCTTGAAAATTTGACATTGGCTGTGTTGGGAATTCTTTTGATTTTTGCATTTAGGACTTTTTTGGGAGAATTTTTACTTTCTCGAAAAATGCCGATGCCTTTTTTTAAAGATGGAATTTTGGAATGTCTTCTTACGGCACTATTTGTGATAAACGCATGGTTCCTAGATGATTTGATCGGGATGCTTGTTTATGGGCTTTTTTACCTGTTGTATGTACTTTTTTATAAAAAAGAACTCCTTGAACTATTTAGAATGCTCAAATTGAATGTGAAAAAACATGCATGA
- a CDS encoding polysaccharide biosynthesis tyrosine autokinase has translation MIIEKETKSNSSNSTHISGSAITMMEFLMLLWRKKFIILLFVVLATIFGACYAMWVRPSFTSDVLLQVNTKGASSKSTKALGEMGAVLDLASPADAEIELIKSRMVLNYVVSVEHLHLKAIPIGFWDRFTHSEGRLDLDSLIIPEKARNGKWTAIVKSDESYSVVAPDGKEVLNGKVGHVYKTKYAEDSLTIRVSYMDAKVGQRFKLLQGSLLKTEQILMRSLNVNERGKQTGIISVRYSHRYPDRAASILNTIAKTYLRQNVEMRSAEAEKTLEFLEGQLPAVKAKLDSAEKILADYRYSIGSVDMTGETKAHLDKEGQLQRQIMQLEQERQAALRLFKEEHPNVQTIVKQQSKLRAELAALKKNAEKMPLTQQEVKRLQEEVAVNNEVYTNMLNNIQQLRVVRAGEVGNVRIVDFAQIEQSQSKPNKSRIVLVSAVAGFMLGVLFVLLTYLLRNGVKSASEIERETGLSVFAKIPQSRNRLLRGHRHLHHGAPFVLQNIDNGVCEAFRALQTALTFLMPNPEHCVLLVMGLNPGAGKSFVSLNLAATMATSGKKVLLIDADMRRGVIHSGSKFGLADVLLGLATLDTAVVSKHDDNLFVMNAGKTKLAACELLRGDAMDKLFKEARQKFDMVIVDTPPLNLVTDAELICPLVDYSLFVLHYGRHSIEEIKETIDRVKRYSDKPAAIVMNHCEQEPGRYGYGYYGKGYKSK, from the coding sequence ATGATTATAGAAAAAGAAACCAAATCTAATTCGAGTAATTCGACCCATATTTCTGGTAGCGCGATTACCATGATGGAGTTCTTGATGCTCCTATGGAGGAAAAAATTCATAATCCTCCTTTTTGTTGTGTTGGCAACGATTTTTGGGGCTTGTTATGCAATGTGGGTTAGGCCTTCGTTTACAAGTGATGTCCTTTTGCAGGTAAATACGAAGGGTGCTAGTAGCAAATCAACCAAAGCTTTAGGTGAAATGGGTGCCGTCCTTGATTTGGCAAGCCCTGCTGATGCGGAAATTGAATTGATAAAGAGCCGGATGGTACTCAATTATGTGGTTTCTGTTGAACACCTTCATCTAAAAGCGATTCCTATTGGCTTTTGGGATCGTTTTACTCATAGTGAAGGCCGTCTAGATTTAGATTCTTTGATTATTCCAGAAAAAGCCCGTAATGGAAAGTGGACTGCTATCGTGAAAAGCGATGAATCGTATTCCGTAGTTGCTCCTGATGGAAAAGAAGTGCTTAATGGCAAGGTTGGCCATGTTTATAAGACGAAGTATGCAGAAGACTCCTTGACGATACGCGTTAGTTATATGGATGCTAAGGTCGGACAACGATTTAAGCTTCTTCAGGGATCTTTGTTGAAAACAGAACAAATCTTGATGCGGTCCTTAAATGTCAATGAACGTGGTAAACAAACTGGTATTATTTCTGTTCGTTATAGCCATCGCTATCCTGATCGCGCGGCGTCCATTTTGAATACCATTGCCAAGACCTATTTGCGCCAGAATGTGGAAATGCGTAGTGCCGAAGCGGAAAAAACTTTGGAATTTCTTGAAGGTCAATTACCGGCTGTAAAGGCGAAATTGGATAGTGCCGAAAAGATTTTGGCTGATTACCGTTACAGCATAGGCTCTGTGGATATGACGGGGGAGACTAAGGCTCATTTGGATAAAGAAGGCCAGTTGCAGCGCCAGATTATGCAGTTGGAACAGGAACGTCAGGCTGCATTACGGTTATTCAAGGAAGAACATCCTAATGTGCAGACTATAGTAAAACAACAGAGCAAGTTGCGTGCCGAATTGGCTGCGCTCAAGAAGAATGCTGAAAAAATGCCGTTGACCCAGCAAGAAGTGAAACGTCTGCAAGAAGAAGTTGCTGTCAACAATGAAGTCTATACCAATATGCTGAATAATATTCAGCAGTTGCGTGTGGTTCGTGCTGGTGAGGTGGGTAATGTTCGTATTGTAGATTTTGCTCAGATTGAACAGAGCCAAAGTAAACCAAATAAGTCTAGAATAGTGTTGGTTTCTGCGGTTGCTGGTTTTATGTTAGGAGTATTGTTTGTCTTGTTAACGTATCTGTTACGGAACGGAGTCAAGAGCGCTTCCGAAATCGAGCGTGAAACGGGTCTCAGCGTGTTTGCGAAAATTCCGCAATCGAGGAACAGACTTCTACGTGGGCATAGGCATTTGCACCATGGCGCTCCGTTTGTTTTGCAGAATATTGATAACGGTGTTTGCGAAGCTTTCCGAGCGTTGCAGACGGCCTTGACTTTCTTGATGCCGAATCCCGAACACTGTGTCTTGCTTGTGATGGGCCTTAACCCGGGGGCGGGCAAGAGTTTTGTTTCGCTTAATTTGGCGGCGACTATGGCCACCAGCGGCAAAAAGGTCCTGCTGATTGACGCCGATATGCGCCGTGGCGTTATTCATAGCGGCTCTAAGTTTGGCTTGGCCGATGTGTTGCTGGGCTTGGCAACATTGGATACGGCTGTTGTTTCTAAACACGACGATAATTTGTTTGTGATGAACGCGGGCAAGACAAAGCTTGCGGCCTGTGAACTGCTGCGTGGTGACGCCATGGACAAGCTGTTTAAAGAGGCTCGCCAAAAGTTCGATATGGTGATTGTGGATACTCCGCCCCTGAACTTGGTGACGGATGCCGAACTGATTTGTCCGCTGGTCGATTATTCACTGTTTGTGTTGCATTATGGTCGTCATTCCATAGAAGAAATCAAGGAAACGATTGACAGGGTCAAACGCTACTCGGATAAGCCTGCCGCAATCGTGATGAACCATTGCGAGCAAGAACCTGGCCGTTATGGCTACGGATATTACGGAAAGGGCTATAAAAGCAAGTGA
- a CDS encoding O-antigen polymerase — protein MSIGILCLKNLFFFAVYIFSFVAFTKCYSVISISEFSAWQAVRQGMSEDELFPAWIGIIFNFVRIIFFISFAIYLCTPTIKNRFEFLLILPPVLLTCLFSARGDWFMIILTLLYLMFFIRSFSNKRIVTIGLVSFIVFLLIFIFSSLDKFRYAYAEMTELEKLEMLFSSYFINPVINFFYWFAESPEYADGKYTFRFFWAIKSALFGNADVVPTVLPFRTYNGVQSNVYTSLNWCARDFGLWWALVVQFFLGLFYGLLYKRFMKNDTFHLATIVILCLLIDPIVNQFFDDKFFSIMSHWVQRVIFVLVLIKTCVLIESTNQKNASNL, from the coding sequence ATGTCTATTGGAATCCTGTGTTTAAAAAATTTATTTTTTTTTGCAGTCTATATTTTCTCATTTGTTGCTTTTACAAAATGCTATAGTGTCATCTCTATTAGTGAATTCTCTGCATGGCAGGCTGTTCGACAAGGTATGTCGGAAGATGAGCTGTTTCCTGCATGGATTGGTATAATCTTTAACTTTGTCAGGATTATCTTTTTTATATCATTTGCCATCTATTTGTGTACACCAACGATAAAAAATAGATTTGAATTTCTTTTGATTCTTCCCCCAGTTCTTTTGACGTGCCTTTTTTCTGCGCGGGGGGATTGGTTTATGATTATATTGACTCTTTTGTATTTGATGTTTTTTATTAGAAGTTTTTCTAATAAAAGAATTGTTACGATAGGTTTAGTCTCGTTTATTGTCTTTCTTTTAATATTTATTTTTTCATCTCTTGATAAGTTTAGGTATGCCTATGCCGAGATGACAGAACTTGAAAAATTGGAAATGCTTTTTAGCTCGTATTTTATAAATCCGGTAATAAATTTTTTCTACTGGTTTGCAGAAAGTCCTGAATATGCTGATGGCAAGTATACATTCCGATTTTTTTGGGCGATAAAATCAGCTCTTTTTGGAAATGCGGATGTTGTCCCGACCGTTTTGCCTTTTAGAACTTATAATGGTGTCCAGTCAAATGTGTATACCTCTCTTAATTGGTGTGCTCGTGATTTTGGACTTTGGTGGGCTCTTGTAGTACAATTCTTTTTGGGCTTATTTTATGGACTTTTGTATAAACGTTTTATGAAAAATGATACATTTCATCTGGCAACAATCGTTATTCTTTGTTTGTTGATAGATCCGATTGTGAATCAGTTTTTTGATGATAAGTTTTTTTCGATCATGTCCCATTGGGTTCAGCGGGTTATATTTGTTCTTGTTTTGATAAAGACTTGCGTTCTTATAGAATCTACAAATCAAAAAAATGCATCCAATCTTTAA